The Marinilongibacter aquaticus genome has a window encoding:
- a CDS encoding TonB-dependent receptor yields MMQKFTFGRVAFMLVACLLFSASAFSQVTTGSLKGLITDDKGVELPGATVVATHNSTGVVYSTITREDGRYNFNNLNSGVYVVKASFVGFKDSEGAVSVLLGEDADLNIKMSEEGNLLSEVVVRVDNVFNKDKQGSELNISNQQIMALPTVTRSLSDFLRLTPQVKVDGNGAISVAGQNNRFNSIYIDGAANNDMFGLAASGTNGGQSGISPISMDAIEQFKVVLSPYDVSLSGFTGGGINAVTRSGSNNLEGSAYYYFKNENLAGKRPGTDEQLDDPDFDRSKLDKFNSYTTGLRLGGALIKDKLFFFVNGEIQRETNPVPYTFSNYQGALTTGDLDNLRNTLISKYNYDPGSYSSVTRETNSNKLAAKIDWNISSKHKLSVSHRYTYGESISPSYSSNSQIYFSNSGIYFPSTTNSTSLELKSNLTNSMSNRLLIGYTSVHDDRDPIGGDFPSVLINQTSTKDRVQFGSEQYSTANELTSKVLTFNEKLDLFKGKHTLSFGVDGMFGSYYNLFIRQNYGSYTFNTLDDFLNGATPQSYARSYSLLENDITGDGSKAAADFKSSRVGVFVNDKFDITNNFSLSAGVRVDMNSFPTDGFEDKTFNGQYMDIVNSIYPLNGAKAGYMPSNKITVSPRLGFNYDVMGDKTLQIRGGTGIFLGRVPMVWPGGVYTNSGVIIGGVNINGTDKTLPFVGDYTKQYTASDFGQTVSVPSGELNLIAKDFKLPKVWRTSLAVDKKVQGGWVLSAEGIYTKNFNDVAYKNVSLDNGTVYHAAGADNRVIYNPAGSAPNQIDLDPSTPGTQNPYTYIILMDNAPKDLNGYSYNLTAKVEKTFSDKLFASLAYTYGKSVILNEATSSQNQSQWRYMETVNGRNNMTRSRSDFDLGHRLVGFVSYRFDYAKHAATTLTLFYTGQSSNPFSYTYRNSLVNDYRRSETNDLIFIPASKDQIAFKDAATADQQWSELDAYIKADKYLNDHRGQYAERNGSRAPFTNVFDFKILQDFYITTANGKKHTLQLSWSIFNVGNLLNKHWGRQYYVSNDSYQLITFEGFKDAASGDYTPLMSFNAPNGKPWNISDGSTGITSRWTSQVGIRYIFN; encoded by the coding sequence ATGATGCAAAAATTTACTTTTGGGCGAGTCGCATTTATGCTAGTTGCTTGCCTATTGTTTTCTGCAAGTGCCTTTTCTCAAGTGACCACGGGTAGCTTGAAAGGGCTTATCACCGATGATAAAGGAGTGGAATTGCCTGGAGCTACTGTGGTGGCTACTCACAACAGTACTGGAGTGGTTTATTCTACGATCACGCGTGAAGATGGCCGCTACAATTTCAACAACTTAAACAGTGGTGTTTACGTGGTTAAGGCGAGTTTCGTAGGTTTTAAAGATTCTGAAGGAGCTGTTAGTGTTCTTTTGGGAGAGGATGCCGATCTGAATATTAAAATGAGTGAGGAGGGCAACTTGCTGTCTGAAGTTGTTGTAAGAGTAGACAATGTGTTTAACAAAGACAAACAAGGCTCTGAGTTGAACATCTCGAATCAGCAAATTATGGCTTTGCCTACTGTTACACGTTCATTGTCAGATTTTCTTCGCCTTACACCTCAAGTAAAGGTAGATGGCAATGGAGCAATTTCCGTTGCAGGACAGAACAACCGTTTTAACTCTATTTATATTGATGGTGCGGCGAACAATGATATGTTTGGCCTTGCCGCATCCGGTACTAACGGAGGACAATCAGGTATTAGCCCGATCTCAATGGATGCAATTGAGCAGTTCAAAGTGGTTCTTTCTCCCTATGATGTATCTTTGAGTGGCTTCACTGGTGGAGGTATAAATGCCGTAACTCGTTCGGGTTCAAATAACCTAGAAGGTTCTGCATACTATTATTTCAAAAACGAAAACTTGGCTGGAAAGCGTCCAGGTACTGATGAGCAGTTAGACGATCCTGATTTCGATCGTTCAAAACTGGATAAATTCAACTCCTATACAACGGGTTTGCGATTGGGTGGTGCTTTGATCAAAGACAAACTATTTTTCTTTGTTAACGGAGAGATTCAGCGTGAAACAAACCCAGTTCCTTATACATTCAGCAATTACCAAGGGGCTTTGACAACTGGCGATCTCGATAATTTGAGAAACACTTTGATCAGTAAATACAATTATGATCCAGGTTCTTACAGCAGTGTAACTAGAGAGACAAACAGCAACAAGTTGGCCGCGAAGATTGATTGGAATATCAGCTCAAAACATAAGTTGTCTGTCAGCCACCGTTATACATACGGAGAATCGATTAGTCCTTCGTATTCTTCAAATTCTCAAATATACTTTTCGAATAGTGGAATTTACTTCCCAAGTACAACGAACTCAACATCTTTGGAGTTGAAGAGTAATTTGACCAACAGCATGTCGAACAGATTGTTAATTGGTTATACTTCTGTACATGATGATAGAGACCCAATTGGAGGTGATTTCCCAAGTGTGTTGATCAATCAAACGTCTACAAAAGACCGTGTGCAGTTCGGTTCGGAGCAATACTCAACGGCCAATGAATTGACATCTAAAGTGTTGACATTCAATGAGAAATTGGACTTGTTTAAAGGCAAGCATACACTGTCGTTTGGCGTAGATGGAATGTTCGGTAGTTATTACAATTTGTTCATCCGTCAGAACTACGGATCATATACATTTAATACTTTGGATGATTTCCTTAATGGTGCCACTCCACAAAGTTATGCTCGTTCATATTCACTTTTGGAAAACGATATTACAGGAGACGGTTCAAAAGCAGCTGCTGATTTCAAATCTAGCCGTGTCGGTGTTTTCGTAAACGATAAATTCGATATCACCAACAATTTCAGTTTGTCAGCTGGTGTTCGTGTAGATATGAATTCTTTCCCAACAGATGGCTTTGAAGACAAAACTTTCAATGGCCAGTATATGGATATTGTGAACAGCATTTATCCCCTCAACGGTGCAAAGGCCGGATATATGCCAAGCAATAAAATAACTGTATCTCCGCGATTGGGCTTCAATTATGATGTGATGGGAGATAAAACACTTCAAATTAGAGGTGGAACGGGTATTTTCCTTGGTCGTGTGCCGATGGTATGGCCAGGTGGTGTATACACTAACAGTGGTGTGATTATCGGTGGAGTGAATATTAACGGAACGGATAAGACATTACCGTTTGTAGGTGATTACACGAAACAATATACTGCAAGTGATTTCGGTCAGACAGTATCAGTGCCTTCAGGAGAACTTAACTTGATCGCCAAGGATTTCAAATTGCCTAAAGTTTGGAGAACAAGTTTGGCCGTAGACAAGAAAGTGCAAGGTGGTTGGGTGTTGAGTGCTGAAGGTATTTACACTAAAAACTTCAATGATGTGGCATACAAGAATGTATCATTGGATAATGGTACAGTTTATCATGCTGCAGGAGCTGACAACAGAGTCATCTACAACCCCGCAGGGTCTGCTCCAAATCAAATTGATTTGGATCCAAGCACTCCTGGTACTCAGAATCCTTATACTTACATTATTTTAATGGATAATGCTCCTAAGGATTTGAATGGTTACTCTTATAACTTGACTGCTAAGGTGGAGAAGACATTCTCTGATAAATTGTTTGCTAGTTTGGCGTATACTTATGGAAAATCGGTTATCTTGAATGAAGCTACAAGTTCTCAGAACCAATCTCAATGGAGATATATGGAAACAGTGAATGGTAGAAACAACATGACTCGTTCTCGTTCTGATTTCGATTTAGGACATCGTTTGGTAGGTTTTGTATCGTATCGCTTTGATTATGCCAAGCATGCGGCAACTACTTTGACATTGTTCTATACAGGACAGTCAAGCAATCCTTTCTCTTACACCTACAGAAACAGCTTGGTGAACGATTACAGACGTTCTGAAACAAACGATCTTATCTTTATTCCGGCATCGAAAGATCAGATTGCATTCAAGGATGCGGCGACTGCCGATCAGCAATGGTCAGAATTGGATGCATATATCAAGGCCGATAAATATTTGAATGATCATAGAGGGCAATATGCTGAGCGTAATGGATCAAGAGCTCCTTTTACCAATGTGTTTGATTTCAAAATCTTGCAAGACTTTTATATCACAACAGCAAATGGCAAGAAACACACTTTGCAGTTGAGCTGGAGCATTTTCAACGTGGGTAACCTATTGAATAAGCACTGGGGACGCCAGTATTATGTTTCAAACGATAGCTATCAGTTGATCACATTTGAAGGCTTTAAAGATGCGGCCAGTGGCGATTATACACCTTTGATGTCATTCAATGCACCTAATGGAAAACCTTGGAATATTTCTGATGGTTCTACAGGAATCACCTCAAGATGGACTAGCCAAGTGGGTATTCGCTATATCTTCAACTAA